Genomic segment of Streptomyces alboniger:
TGATGCCGGTACGCTCGCGCAGATGCGGGTGGAGCATCTCCTCCTGTACCTGCTCGACGAGCGCCTGGAAGATCTCTTCCTTGCTGTTGAAGTACGTGTAGAACGACCCGGAGGCGACCTGCGCGGCTTTGGAGATGTCCGTGATCCGGGCGTCCAGATACCCGTCACGTTCGAAGACCTCGCGGGCGGCGGCGATCAGCGCGTTGCGGGTCCTGACACCGCGCGCGGTGCGTGGCGTGATCGGTTGCTTCTGGCCGCCGTCTGCGGCCGGGGCCTGGGCAGCCACTACGATCCATTCACCGTTGTTCGAACCTGTACGTAACCGTGGCAGCGGATGGTATCAGCAAAGGCTTCCGACCCGGACACCATGATCAGCGTGCCCGGGTCGATGTGCCCTCAGCAGATGTCGAGGTGAGTGAAGTCGTACGTCGCGTAGTCCGGGAAGTTGTAGATCTGGCCGTCCGCGGGCGCATAGCGCGAGTACGTGGGACCCCAGAAACGGACCTGGGCTTCGTCAGTCTGGTTGTTGCGAACAGAGAGCGAGTCGATGAAGTTCGAGAGCGACCGCGTATCGCACTTGTACAGGTGGAAGATGCTGTGCTTACCGTCGCCCTGACCAACTGCCACGCAGGCGATTCCAGATTTCAAGGAGCACCAGATCAGCTCATCGCGCCGCTGGTCAGTCGACACATCCCGCTTTACCCACTCGCCTGAGAACAGCGGGTAGATCTGCGGTGTCCATGCGGTCGGTCCGGCCGCAACGTTCGGTGTTGCCTGTGCTGGCGCCTGCGCCGCCAGCGGAACAAGGACTGCGGCGATCATCGTCACGACCATTGCAGCCGCCCGTGCTCTGATTCTCGATCTCATGTGATCTCCTCTACAGTCGCAACCGATGCGCGGGGCGAGGCCGACCCGAAAAGCTTTGCCTAAGGGCACGTGGCTCTCCTCGTGGTGGTGCTTGCCCTCCTTACTCTGCGCGAGGACGTGAAAGAGCCGCCATCTTTTCGAAGTTCGTCGAAAGGTGCTGGCTACGCCCGCGTCGACCCGCCGGACACGTCCTCGTCCCGTCCCGGCACGATGGGTGCTGCGGCCAGCAGGTGAGTCAGGGCGGTGCCTCGCTCGGTCGGGTGGAGTCGCACCTCCCGGCCGTGGCGTACGCGCTGGAGGAGTCCGGTGGCCTCGAGCTGCTGGCAGTGGTACGTCACTGTGCTGACGCCGATGTGCAGTTGGCGGGCGAGATCGCCGACGGCCGGTCGGTGCGGGACATGGCGCAGGATCCGCGCACGGACGGGACCGAGGACCAGCGACAGCGCATTCGTCCCGGTCTTCTGTTCCGCCCCTCCGTGGCGCCCGGCGATGCGGCCGAGGCCGGGCACGGGGTAGGCGATCCAGAGGGCATCGTCGCGGTCCGCGCTGTACATGCGGGCCGTGTAGCCGGACGCCAGCGGCACCAGGACCAGGGGCCGCCCGCCGAGGTCGGCCAGGTGGGTCGGGCACGGATGAGGAAGCTGCAAGGCGCCGGCCCGGTAGCGCACGTCGGCGTCGAGGCCGGCGAGTAGACCGTCGAGCCCGCCGGTCACCGCGGCCACACCCACCCGCTCGGCTTCCCTGCCCATGAGGAGGTCCGCCTCCCGCCACAACGGGGCAAAGGCGTGCCAGGCCGCGCTGGCCACGGACCGGTAGGCGGCCAGGAACGAGACCGGCTGATCCAGCAACGTCCGCCATTCCGGCGGCGTGGAGCCGACGGAATGGAAGGCCGCCACTTCGGCGGCCACGAGCGCCGGATCTATCCCCGCCAGCTCTTCCAAGAGGGCGTTCATGTCGGAGGCATCCAGGTCGTGGACCAACGCGAGGCGGTCGGGGATCCAGCACGCGCGTGAGCGCAATAACGGACCGACGACGGCCGCCGCGTCCGCCGGCAACACCCGCCGGACGGCGTCGCGCCACAACCGGGGCACTCCGTGGGAGTGACCTCCGAAGATGTCCTTGAGGAGCGAGAAAAGGGTGGCTCCGGGATGGCGGCTCACCCGGACGTTGACCCGATCCACTGCTCCGAGCCGTACCGTGTGCCCCGTCAACGCCCGCCCCCCAAAGTCGGTGATGCACGGAGGGTACGCAAGGACAGGGACCGCGAACAGTGTCACCTCGCCTCGCTTGTCGAACTGTTCGAACCGTGCGTGCGCTCCTCCGGTGCCTCGCTCGCCTATCAGCTGTCCGCCCTGACCGTCAGCGGCGGAACCCCGCTGATCATGACCGTGACGAACCCGGTCTCCGTACGGCAGGATCCGCACGCGGTCCCCGGCGCGCGGGCCGATCCCGACAGGCATTGAACCTGAATCCGGATTCAAATACGGTGGCCGGGCCGGCAGGGGCCACAACCGTGGGAGGACTCGTGTTCGACGTCAGCGACAGGGCCAGGGAGTACCAGGAGAAGCTGCTCGCCTTCATGGACGAGCACATCTATCCCGCCGAGGCGGTGTACGAGGCACAGATGGCGGAGTCCGGCGATCCGCACTTCCATCCGCCCGTCCTCGAAGAACTGAAGGCCGAGGCGAGGAAGCGGGGCCTGTGGAACCTCTTCCACCCGCATCCGCAGTGGGGCCCCGGCCTGACCAACCTGGAGTACGCGACGCTCGCCGAGATCATGGGACGCAGCGCGCACCTCGCCCCCGAGGCCACCAACTGCAACGCGCCGGACACCGGCAACATGGAAGTCCTCACCCTCTTCGGCACCGAGGAGCACAAGGAGAAGTGGCTGAAGCCGCTGCTCGCGGGTGAGATCGCCTCCGCGTTCGCGATGACCGAACCCGCCGTCGCCAGCTCCGACGCCCGCAACATCGAGATGCGGATGGTGCGCGACGGCGACGGCTACGTCCTCAACGGCCGCAAGTGGTGGACGTCCAACGCCCTGCACAGGAACTGCCGGGTGCTCATCGTGATGGGCAAGACCGACCCGGACGGGCCGAGCCACCGGCAGCAGAGCATGATGGTCGTCCCGCTCGACACCCCGGGCGTCACGGTCCTGCGCGGCCTGCCCGTCTTCGGCTACCAGGACCGCGAGGGCCACGCGGAGGTGCTCTTCGAGGACGTACGCGTGCCCGGCACCGCCCTGCTCGCGGGCGAGGGCGACGGCTTCATGATCAGCCAGGCCCGCCTCGGCCCCGGCCGCATCCACCACTGCATGCGCTCGATCGGAATGGCCGAGCGCGCCCTCGACCTGATGATCGACCGCGCCCGGTCCCGTACGACGTTCGGCGCGCCCCTGTCCGACCGGGCCAACATCCAGGACTGGATCGCCGAGGCCCGCATCGAGATCGACATGGCGAGGCTCCTGACCCTCAAGGCCGCCCACCTCATGGACACCGTCGGCAACAAACAGGCCCGCACGGAGATCGCCGCCATCAAGGTCGCCGCGCCCGAGGTGGCGCTGAAGGTCGTCGACCGGGCGATCCAGGTCCACGGCGGCGCCGGGGTGTCCGACGACTTCCCGCTCGCGCGCATGTACGCCCAGCTACGCACCCTGCGCCTCGCGGACGGCCCCGACGAGGTGCACAAGCGCACCATCGCCCAGCGGGAACTGCGCCGCCGCGAGAACGAGCGGAGCGCGCGGTGAGCGGCCCGCTCGCCGGCCGGGTCGCCCTCGTGACGGGCGCCTCGCGGGGCATCGGCCTCGCGGCCGCCGCGGCCCTGCGGGAGCGCGGCGCACGCGTCGTGGTCACCTCGCGCAGCGACGAGCGCGCCAAGGAGGCGGCGGCTCGACTGGGCGACGACGTCATCGGATTCGGCGCCCACGCCACCGACGAGGAGGCGGCGCGCGCCTGCGTCGACCTCACCGTCGACACGTACGGCCGGCTCGACATCCTCGTCAACAACGCCGGTACGAACCCCGCGTTCGGCCCCGTCATCGACCAGGACCACGCCCGGTTCGCCAAGACGATGGACGTCAATCTGTGGGCGCCGATCCTGTGGACGTCGCTCGCGGTCAAGGCGTGGATGGGGGAGCACGGCGGCTCGGTCGTCAACACCGCCTCGATCGGCGGCCTCACGGTCGCCCAGGACGTCGGCATCTACCACGTCTCGAAGGCCGCGCTCATCCATCTCACCAAGCAACTCGCCCTGGAACTCGGCCCGAAGGTCCGCGTCAACGCCATCGCCCCCGGCGTCGTACGGACCAGGCTGGCCGAGGCGCTGTGGCAGGAGAACGAGGCACGGGTCGCCGCGGCCACCCCGCTCGGCCGCATCGGGGAGCCCGAGGACCTGGCGGAGGCCGTGGCGTTCCTCGCCGGGGACGGCGCGCGCTGGATCACCGGCGAGACCCTCGTCGTCGACGGAGGGCAACTCCTCGGCTCCGGGCCCTTGTGAGGGCCGTCGGCCGCGCCGGTCCCCGGGGCCCCGGGGACCGGCGCGGGCTCTCAGGCGGGGAGGGCGTCGACGGTCGGCACGACGGTGCCGAACAGGTCGGTGACGGTCGTCAGGGCGGCCGTCTGGAGAGCGGCGGCGGACAGGACCGTGCCGTCCGGGGCGGTGAGAGCGCGGGTGGCCGTCGCCTCGGCGACGACGGTGGGCCGGTAGCCGAGGTTGAAGGCCCCCTGCGCGGTGTAGTTGACGCACATGTGCGTCATGAAGCCGGCCAGCACCAGATCCCTGCCGCTGCCCGCGGCGACGCCCAGGTCGCCGAGCGTCTTCTCCAGCTCGGTGGCGTGGAAGGAGTTGGGGAACTGCTTCACCACGACCGGCTCGCCCTCCACCGGGGCGACCTCGTCACACACGGAGCCGATGTGGGCGCGGATGTCATAAGGGGTGTTCTCGCCGCCGTCGT
This window contains:
- a CDS encoding helix-turn-helix domain-containing protein — its product is MDRVNVRVSRHPGATLFSLLKDIFGGHSHGVPRLWRDAVRRVLPADAAAVVGPLLRSRACWIPDRLALVHDLDASDMNALLEELAGIDPALVAAEVAAFHSVGSTPPEWRTLLDQPVSFLAAYRSVASAAWHAFAPLWREADLLMGREAERVGVAAVTGGLDGLLAGLDADVRYRAGALQLPHPCPTHLADLGGRPLVLVPLASGYTARMYSADRDDALWIAYPVPGLGRIAGRHGGAEQKTGTNALSLVLGPVRARILRHVPHRPAVGDLARQLHIGVSTVTYHCQQLEATGLLQRVRHGREVRLHPTERGTALTHLLAAAPIVPGRDEDVSGGSTRA
- a CDS encoding acyl-CoA dehydrogenase family protein codes for the protein MFDVSDRAREYQEKLLAFMDEHIYPAEAVYEAQMAESGDPHFHPPVLEELKAEARKRGLWNLFHPHPQWGPGLTNLEYATLAEIMGRSAHLAPEATNCNAPDTGNMEVLTLFGTEEHKEKWLKPLLAGEIASAFAMTEPAVASSDARNIEMRMVRDGDGYVLNGRKWWTSNALHRNCRVLIVMGKTDPDGPSHRQQSMMVVPLDTPGVTVLRGLPVFGYQDREGHAEVLFEDVRVPGTALLAGEGDGFMISQARLGPGRIHHCMRSIGMAERALDLMIDRARSRTTFGAPLSDRANIQDWIAEARIEIDMARLLTLKAAHLMDTVGNKQARTEIAAIKVAAPEVALKVVDRAIQVHGGAGVSDDFPLARMYAQLRTLRLADGPDEVHKRTIAQRELRRRENERSAR
- a CDS encoding SDR family oxidoreductase; the encoded protein is MSGPLAGRVALVTGASRGIGLAAAAALRERGARVVVTSRSDERAKEAAARLGDDVIGFGAHATDEEAARACVDLTVDTYGRLDILVNNAGTNPAFGPVIDQDHARFAKTMDVNLWAPILWTSLAVKAWMGEHGGSVVNTASIGGLTVAQDVGIYHVSKAALIHLTKQLALELGPKVRVNAIAPGVVRTRLAEALWQENEARVAAATPLGRIGEPEDLAEAVAFLAGDGARWITGETLVVDGGQLLGSGPL
- a CDS encoding isochorismatase family protein — encoded protein: MTTHHASTTLRDVIGLDNQPPRLSESALIMIDFQNTYRTGVMALEGAEAALAAGARLLERARAAGVPVVHIINDGGENTPYDIRAHIGSVCDEVAPVEGEPVVVKQFPNSFHATELEKTLGDLGVAAGSGRDLVLAGFMTHMCVNYTAQGAFNLGYRPTVVAEATATRALTAPDGTVLSAAALQTAALTTVTDLFGTVVPTVDALPA